A section of the Scyliorhinus torazame isolate Kashiwa2021f chromosome 21, sScyTor2.1, whole genome shotgun sequence genome encodes:
- the LOC140397940 gene encoding maternal B9.15 protein-like isoform X2, whose protein sequence is MPRVHSRSRNFKSRCIRVNKNEPLDPVLFHACVESNIDYSSLELPKELTIWVDPYEVWCRCGEKNRPFIVARLESHSTDSEIFKYISSAAERATSDYYSGTSSDEESYKDPRSSSASYTESAHLAGEEETFKTKNIPIVNNPNSIYQFEAYTNFKGRGSPVEEPQTIPTVNNPKSIYQGNDYYSHPAWPKIRKRFPDDYSFHLQKNYRVSNLVTFPRLDRYHWVNTKR, encoded by the exons GTGTATTCGGGTCAATAAGAATGAGCCTCTGGACCCGGTCTTGTTCCATGCCTGTGTTGAGAGCAATATTGACTATTCATCTTTGGAACTGCCAAAGGAACTCACCATCTGGGTGGATCCATATGAAGTGTGGTGTAG GTGTGGTGAGAAGAACCGGCCATTCATCGTGGCCAGattagagtcacacagcacagactccGAAATCTTTAAATATATCAGTAGTGCTGCAGAACGTGCTACCTCTGATTATTACTCTGGCACCTCCTCTGATGAGGAGAGTTACAAGGATCCCAGGAGCAGCTCTGCCAGCTACACTGAATCTGCTCACCTGGCTGGGGAAGAGGAAACCTTCAAAACAAAAAACATACCCATTGTGAACAACCCAAACAGTATATACCAGTTTGAAGCTTATACTAACTTCAAGGGTAGAGGAAGCCCTGTTGAGGAGCCCCAAACCATCCCAACAGTGAATAATCCAAAGAGCATCTACCAG GGTAACGATTACTACTCGCACCCTGCGTGGCCCAAGATTCGCAAGAGGTTTCCTGATGATTACAGCTTTCACTTGCAGAAGAATTACCGAGTGTCCAACTTGGTCACATTTCCCCGGCTGGACCGTTACCATTGGGTGAACACCAAACGATGA
- the LOC140397940 gene encoding maternal B9.10 protein-like isoform X1, giving the protein MKEEIAATVVFISRMVRRNENLSRLKIEKFGNKLTKVLFEKYKNHWYWEDPVKGQGYRCIRVNKNEPLDPVLFHACVESNIDYSSLELPKELTIWVDPYEVWCRCGEKNRPFIVARLESHSTDSEIFKYISSAAERATSDYYSGTSSDEESYKDPRSSSASYTESAHLAGEEETFKTKNIPIVNNPNSIYQFEAYTNFKGRGSPVEEPQTIPTVNNPKSIYQGNDYYSHPAWPKIRKRFPDDYSFHLQKNYRVSNLVTFPRLDRYHWVNTKR; this is encoded by the exons ATGAAAGAGGAAATTGCTGCCACGGTGGTTTTCATCTCCCGGATGGTGAGGAGGAATGAAAACCTCAGCAGACTGAAGATTGAAAAATTTGGGAACAAACTGACCAAGGTTTTGTTTGAAAAATACAAGAATCACTGGTACTGGGAGGACCCAGTGAAGGGACAAGGTTACAG GTGTATTCGGGTCAATAAGAATGAGCCTCTGGACCCGGTCTTGTTCCATGCCTGTGTTGAGAGCAATATTGACTATTCATCTTTGGAACTGCCAAAGGAACTCACCATCTGGGTGGATCCATATGAAGTGTGGTGTAG GTGTGGTGAGAAGAACCGGCCATTCATCGTGGCCAGattagagtcacacagcacagactccGAAATCTTTAAATATATCAGTAGTGCTGCAGAACGTGCTACCTCTGATTATTACTCTGGCACCTCCTCTGATGAGGAGAGTTACAAGGATCCCAGGAGCAGCTCTGCCAGCTACACTGAATCTGCTCACCTGGCTGGGGAAGAGGAAACCTTCAAAACAAAAAACATACCCATTGTGAACAACCCAAACAGTATATACCAGTTTGAAGCTTATACTAACTTCAAGGGTAGAGGAAGCCCTGTTGAGGAGCCCCAAACCATCCCAACAGTGAATAATCCAAAGAGCATCTACCAG GGTAACGATTACTACTCGCACCCTGCGTGGCCCAAGATTCGCAAGAGGTTTCCTGATGATTACAGCTTTCACTTGCAGAAGAATTACCGAGTGTCCAACTTGGTCACATTTCCCCGGCTGGACCGTTACCATTGGGTGAACACCAAACGATGA